One Chroococcidiopsis sp. SAG 2025 genomic window, GTCCTGAATCAATCTAGAGCGACAGTAACAGAAGCAGCTCAACTGAAAGAGGAACTGCTGGCAGACCGCGCCACTGTAGAGACAGATCGACAAACGAATGAAAAAGTTTTAAAAGCTTTGTTACAGCGAATTGGGCAGATAACTGGGGGGCTGGAGACAGCGATCTCACAAATCAATGGGGCTAACACGGCGATCGCTAAACTTCAACGCAATACAGTCTGGATTAAATTCGCTGACTGGTTTTCGCCGCTGATGGCTTTGGCTGTAGTAGCGCTAGTTGGTTTTGGTAGTGGCAGTTGGGTGATGTCGCTTAAGTACAATGATTCCACTAATACCTTGGGGCGCAACCTGGTGCAATGGAATCTAGATCGTCTGCTTAAGTGCCGTGAGGACGATAATCCTAAATGCACTCTCTGGATTGTGTCGCCAGAACTAAGGAAGTAGCTCTCGAATTGGGCGCGTTGAGAATAAGTCCTGTCATGCAATTGTTGCAGTTGCTCATCTGATGTTAATTGCGGCTTACCATATATTATTGCATCGAGAACCCTACCAAGATTTGGGGCATCAGTATCTGGATGAGCGTCGCCAGGAGAATTTGGTCAAGCGGTTGTCTCATCGGATGCGCCAACTGGGTGACAACGTTGTTTTAGAACCGCTTTCTACTGCTTGAGCTACAACTTGCCGCTATTTTCAAGAAAGTTATGAAAAGTATTCCTTATCAAAACCGCCCAAAAAAAGGGTTGATAAATCTGACATCTTACTAAACTGCACCTAGTCGCACGAACCCTATATTTTCACCAGCTTTAGCTGCTCTAGCACTTCCAAAGGGTCAATAGGTGATAACTTGTACGCTCTTTTTTTCAGAATCTTCCATACATTGTTTCTACTGCTATTTCATGTATAACCCATGTGGATAAACTGTTAATTGCATCTTCAAAGCATGGTTATAACTGTTTATCCAGTCATAAATAATGCAATATAGCTTTTAATCACATGAGAATAGCATAAGTTAAATTTGCTTACCCAGTCATAAGCCATGTGCTATTAATGTTTAACACATGAAATTAGCATAGCTAACTGCTGTTAATGCCATTTGTGTTTATCTGCTAAAACATTGAAGCCATTTAAATTTACTGCTTTATTGACTTACAACAAGTTGGTTTAAACTTGGTGGTCGCTGTAGAGTCATGTGACAGTAGTTTAGCTCTTACCTTGAGTGCCAATCACTACCCAATGGGTATGCAGCTGGGTACCCATTGGGTAGCGTTGGGTAGTGGTTGGTAGAAAGAACTGGATGTATCACAGCAGATCGCATCAATAATTAGTACCGCACTCTTCAAGTCGGGATAAAATTGGAGTTACTGTATTGTGGTTCTATGGAAGTCACACCAGCTCCGGTCACTCTGGCTTTTGAAGGTCATTCCATCCGCTACTTCGCTTATGACGATGCGATGGAATGGGTGGTGGTTGATGTAGTAGCAGCGGTGAAATTAAGTGGTAGAGCTAAAACTTCTGCCCTAGAAAGGTTAGAGCCGGATGACATAGTGACCAGAACTGCCAACATCCTTGGTAGAAAACAAAAACTCGTCACCGTAACTGAAGCTGGTTTGTACCAATTGCTCTGCCACGGCGACAAAACAATAGCCAAGCGATTCAAGCACTGGTTGTGCCGTGAAGTGTTACTAAGAGTCAATTCGGGTGAAATGGATTCCCAGTTGGCGGCGGCTACTCAACAAATTTACCAACTTAAACAGAAGCTAGAACTAGCGGATGCCACAGCGCAATCGACTCAAACAGCACTTTTTGATGCTAGAGAACGGGCGAAGTGGTCGGAGCGGATGAACGAACTTAGATTGCGCGAACTGGAGCAACAGCGCCAAACGATCGCCTCGCTCAAATCCCAACTCGCCAGCACCCAGACCGAACTCGAACAATGTCAAAAAATCATCGTTCAGACTGCAAGCTTGTTGGGAACGAAAGCGACGGAGATCTATCACGACTCAAGTGACACTGACGAGCAGGGGCAGATCTAGCAGTCTCCCCCTGCGACTCGATGCCACACATCACATTTTTTTATGGTTTAATACCTTTAAGTGTTATCAGGATTAACACGCTCCGAGGGTTAAATGGTAGCGTTGCTGCTCAAATGTCTCAATGTCAACTGATTTCCCCTATATACTGACCAACCACGCACGAAAAAGAATTATGCAACGGGGGATTTCTCTTGACTGGATAGTACGTGTATTAGAAAATCCAGACCACGAGTCACCCGATGCAGAAGACCCAGAGTTATTTAAAGCGTGGGGTTATATTCCTGAGTTGGGAGACCGAGTATTATGTGTTGTCTATAATGAAACCAGCGCTCCCTGGCGAATTGTTACTGCTTACTTCGACCGCGCTCCTTGGAACAGATGATGAAAATAGATTTCGATCCTGAAGTTGATGCCGCTTACCTGCAACTAGATGACACGAAAATTTTGAATTCAGAAGAAGTGGTGCCTGGTGTTGTTTTCGATTTCAATGAGCTTGGCGGCGTAGTAGGCGTTGAGATCTTGGGGGTGAGAAAGAAAAACCCCAGCCATCTATTGAATCTTAAGATTCCATTTCTATGTCCCGATGATAGAAAAGCATTTGAGAGCTTTCTCATGGAACACGCTCAGGTATAAGCTCAAAGCATAACCCTGCGTCACGTCAAGAGCGAAGGCTTCTTCGAGCTTAAAGTTTTATAGTTTAATACCTTTAAGCGTTAATTGTTTACGACTCAAGGCAAACGAAGATAGAATCGAACTGTGGAGAGGGATTGGGGTTTATCTAATTGCATAAAGGTCTAATACCTTTATGAGCTTAAACAATTAAATAATTTAGGGATTAGGTATGTTGAAGGTGGCTGTATTCAATCTCAAAGGCGGCACGGGCAAAAGCACGACAGCTTTAAACCTGGGTTCCGCTCTAGCTAGCCCCAAGCGGAGAGTGTTGTTAATTGACCTGGACGGGCAGCGGACGCTTTCATTTGGCTTGGGGATGGATGGGCAGGGTCCTACAGCACTGGATTGGTTAACTAGCGAGGGGCTATTTACTCCTTTGGCGACAAAAACCAAAAACCTGTCGCTGATTCCTGGGGATATTGGTTTGTTTCGCTTGAATGCGGAAACAGATTTGTTTACTCCGGCACTATCGCGGTTGACTGGTTTCTTCGACGTGGCACTGATGGACTGTCCGCCTTCCTTAAGCGTGGCATCGGTGCAGGCAATCTTGAGTAGCGATCGCGTTTTAGTACCCACCTTGTGTGAACCTGCGGCACTGCGGGGATTTTCCGAAGCGATAACGCTGATTCGAGATGAAAGACCGGATCTACCGATTGAAGCGCTGCGGGTGCGCTATAAGCCGCGACTGGTTCTGACCCGCGAGGCGGATGACTTACTAATCGAGTCGGCTGTGGAAATGAATTATCGGCTTCTACACACGATAATTCCCGAAAATATCAGTGTGGCTGAGTCTATCGCAGTGCAGAAATCGGTTTTAGACTACGCCTCGAAATCAAGTGGCGCGGCATCTTATCAATCTCTGGCTAAGGAATGCAGCAAAATGTGGAGGGTGGCATGACAACTAAAGGATCTCGAATGGGAGGCTTGGGGAAGTTGAGTGACTTTGGCAAAACGAGTCAGCCACAACCAGAACCTTCGTCACAGCCTACTCCATCAAAAGAAATTATTGATAAGTCGCACGCCATCGCGAAGCCAACAGTTGAACAAAAACAACAAAGAGAGCTGGAGAAACTGGTCAACATAAATATCAAAATTACTCGCACTCAGCAGCAATGGTTAGCTGATACGGCGCGAGAAGTGCGCGACAACAACGATACCCCTGTTGCCCCGCCAGATCGCGTGTTCCCCCAACACCTCATCGGTGTAGCCATAGACTTACTACAAGACACCGACATTGACTGGAGCCAAATTAAGAATCTAGAGGATTTGCGGCAAGCACTAAAGCTATAAAGGCTTTATAAGCTAATAGTCTAATACCATAAGGAGATGGGGAGAACCTTCTGCCTCATTCCCCCACTAATGCCAGCGCTCGATCCATTACGCGGTCGGATAAATACATACCAGATAGGCGCAGCTGCTCTAAAACTGGTCGTGCAGCCCCAATCATACCGCGTTGTTTGGCTATCAGCACCAAACCCAGCGTCCCCCTGACTGGAATCCCTAGAGTTGTAGCACAGCGACGGGCTGCTAAATCGTCTACAATCACCGAGAGTGTTGGGATTGACATAGCCCCACGTCAAAACAGCAGATTCGCCTGCTCCTAAATCCCAAGATTGAATTAGCTCTGGTACTGGTGGAGTTTCAACGACGACGAGCCATTCTGTTTGGGCAAGCGCCCTAGCTGTCACGTCCGTTTCTCCATACTGCCCGATCTCCATCGCCACGGCAGCGGGTACGACAATTTCTGGACTTAATAATTGCAATAGATTGAGTAAGCCTGCTTTGGTTAAGAGAATCAGAGGCGAGGCATTAATAGCAGGACGCTCAGCCACGCTCTAACTCCCGTTGCAGGTCGTCAAAGTCTACAGCAAATACATCGACTTGTTCGCGGAAGAGTGCCATGAGAAAGTCTCGACGGTTCAAACCAGCGATAGTAGCGGCTTTCTCCTGGGAGATTTCACTCTTTTGATACCAATAGATCGCAGCAGCCAGCCGCAATTCCCGCACGAATTCCTCTGGAGAACGGCGTAGGGCAGAGAAGACTTCTTCGGGTAGATCTAAAGTGACTTTAGGCATAGGGATATTGAGTATGGTTAGCTTATGGGCGCTAGTATATTGAATCTAGCGTGGGGCGGAAAGCGCTTCAGCCACAGCCTGCCTTTAACAACAGCGTCACAGGGCGATAGCTTTTGTCAATAGTGCTAAAGCTCTCTAATCACGTCGCACCTGCCATATCCTGCGGCGGGCGAATCTGTCCCAAAAATCTATAGGACTGCCCCAAAGCATCGAACAGAGTATAGCGCCGCTCAGTGTTAACCAAATTGGCAACAGCAATGCAACTGTGGACGAAGTAGCCAGCTACCCACTTCCCTGCGCTGGTCAAAATCTCGACTGGTTGAAGCCGACGATTAGCAGGCTGCTTTTGTTGAGCGGTTGGCGTAGTAGGTAATAGATTTGGAGATGGCTCCACAGCAGCAGGAGCCGCATCGCTTTCGGGTGGCGGTGGCGTTTGATGGGTGGCAACTGGATCTACCTGTTGCACCTCTGGCTGTGGCTGATTGTTGAGTTTTTCTGGACTTGGCTCTACAGAGAGCGGTGGATTTGAGTCTAGTTGTGGATTGCAGGCGCTATCAACTGGCGAGTTGGCTTCATCAACAGTGGGTGTCACAGGGTTTTCTTGGGCGTTTGGCTCCTTATCGGTTCGCTCTTGTGTATCCGCGGCATCGGCTAGAGCGGGACCATCAGGAGTCATGATGACACCCTGTGTCTGCTCTACCCAGGCTTTAATGTTGGGGCGCAGGATAATAGCATTCTGCCATGCTACCCGCTTCTGGGCTACCAACTGCTTAAGGGTAGGTGGGATTGGTTGGGTAAGCATTTGTGGCGGTGGCGTGTAGACCTGCACGCCCAAGCTGGCGCTGCCACTAGACTGTCGGGGTTTCCAACCGTACCGCAGCGCGTTGTATAAATACCCAGTTGCATCCTTCACTGTCTTCACGCCTTGAGCCGAATTCTCGCTCAATGCCAAGATCGCACTCTCAAGGTTGTGAGGATTTGAGGCGATCGCAATCTGAAGTCGAGAAGCGTGTAAATCTACATTCAACTGCTCTAGGGTTGCTTGGTACTGCCACAGAATCTCTTGTACTTCCTCGTCCAGTTCTCTTATGCGGATGGGTTTGGGCGGTCGCTGTCTGTCTTGGGGCAGCGATCGCTCAATTCGCTCTTGCGCTGCATTTAACGTCGCTATGTACTGCTGGGTTGCTTTTATCTTTTCATCGCCATCGAGCGATGTCGCGGCGGAAGATTTTTCTCGACTAGAAGACTTTGCCACCCCATTCAAAGCCTTTTGTAGTCGAACAGAGGAAGTCGGGCTGTTTTCTGCAACAGTTGAAATCTTGTCCAGGGGAACTTCTTTGTCCACCTCCTCTCCGTCAATTTTTAAATCAATTGCCGGATTTGATTTGGAAGTATTTGGTAATTCTTTGTATATAGATGAGATTGGCAAAGTTGTAGAATGCATTGTGGCATTATTGCTTGATGCATTTTGCAATGTTGCACAATCGTCGATTTTAGGGAGTTTCAGGCTTTCGGACTCAACAGGAGCGTCGGTCGGGTAGACCAAGGGGGTTGAGTCAGATAAGTGTCTGCCGCGCAGTTGCAGTCCTTTGAGAAATTGCGGCGGACTCTTATAATCGCGGTTGAGATCTAATCCAAGTGGATTCCACCCCGTTTCAACAGCTATACGGTAGTAGTCCAGCGTGCTGTATTTCTTGCGGTCGAACGGGTTGTGGCTGAAGTTGTTGGAGACGACATAGCCTAGTTTCTCTAGAGAGCGCCGGATGCGCCCTACTGTATACTCGGACATCCAAGGGAATTGTTCAAGCCACTCCCAGGCAGTGTTGTAGATCCAATGAAAGCCTTCTTTATATATCCCTACGTCATCCTTTTGTAACCAGTAGTGCAGCTGGGCGACGAACATGGCGTGTCTTTCGCTGCCCAATGCTTGCGCTAGCAGTGGGGGGCAGAGTCTTTCGGTGTGCCAGGTTTTGTGTTCAGAGGGTAGGGGTAGGTCTAATTCGTCGGGGAAATATTTGGGGACTGATTCTACTGCTGTTGCTACTACCATAGTGCCTCTATCGAATGTGTGGCGTGCGACAGAGGCTCTTGGGGTGTCGTTAATACTCGGCTGTCAAGCATTGGGCAAGATTTATCAAATCTTTTCCAACATTTGTCAGTGGTATTAAGTAAAATGTAGGAGCTACGGGTTAGCCTCTGTTGCACGTCTCTCAGTTCGGTGATTAGTCGCCAAACCAATTGCACCGTCTGAGTGTGGGAAAAAATTCCTGCCCCGTAGCATCAATATTCAATTTTTCATACCGAGCGACTCTAGAAGCGCTTCTATGCCTGCAACCAGCTGATTTAGTTGTGCTGCTTGTTCTCCTTGGGCTTTTCGCCCTTTGTACTGCCCAACTCCTTTGAGTTGCTCTAGGATCTGGGCTTTGTAAGAGCTGAGGATTTTCCCAGGCGGTGCGCCTGCTCTTTGGTTAGCAGGGGGATGGTTCCCCTGGCAACCTGCTCGACCAGTTCTGAGCGGGAGACATCCATCGACTCGGCTAAAGCATCCAGGCGTTCGACAGCTGTGGGGGTCAGTGAGATGTTGACGCGCTTTTTATGCTCGTCATACATTTCCGGCTGTCCCTGTATGCCCTTTTGACCTGGAATCCCTTTTTTTCCTGGCATATGCGATCTATTTTGAACGTGGTTTGAGCGCTGTCGTTCGGGCTGTTATGACTATATCACGTCTTGTGTAAAACGCAACCGTTCGATTTTAACCATAGCCTCTGGACTGAACGCCTTGGCTCTGGTTTGCCCCTAACGAATACTGAAGCAAAACCATGATGCCAGATAATCGTCAAATTTTCTAATCGACTCGTCGCTATATTAACCTATCATCGAAGGATAAAGTGGAGTCAACTAGCCTTTGTTGTTTGTCCGCGTCTAGGTCGTGATAAACTGGTTTCCCGACGTGGGACAGCATTGATAAAGACGCGATCGCTCCCCTGACTTGCTCTGGGCGGACTTCTAAGTATTTTTGCAATTCGTCCAACGTGCGGTGTCCAGATACTTCCTGTATGACTCGTAAGGGGATGGAGGTGTCGCTCATGGTCGTGAGTGCGGTGCGCCGGAATGAGTGGGTACTAACCCCTTCTATCCCAACTCGTAAACAGGCTGATCGCAGTATACGAGCAGCGGAATCTGGGTTAATGTGTCCTTTGCCGTGACGACCAGGGAATAGAAACCACTGATAGGATGGGGGGTTGTAATCAACCAGCAAACTCCGCAGTTCCTCGCCCACCCAAATCGTGCGCGTTGCCAGCTTGCCCTTTGTATTGGCTTTGCGAACGATGAGTTCTGGTCGCACTTTTCTTTTTTCGTCGAAGACATCTTTTCGCCTCAAGGTGCAGGCTTCGGCGATCCGGCAGGCGGTATACAGGCAGATGCCAAATAGGGCGCGATCTCTGCTGTTTTGTAGCCCAGAGTTAAATAGCAACTGGATTTCAATTGGGGTGAGTATTTTGGCTCTGCCGTGCCTGTCGATCTTCATCCATAGCCGCTCAGTAGTGATAATTTCCAGGCTACACCTTCATGCCCCCCTGTCATAATGCTTCCAAAAGGCACTTTAGATCCCTCAACCGCTTTTGACCAAACCCGTTGGTCTTGACCATACCATTAGCAAAACTCGTCTCCACCAAGTGGTGCTATCCCTTGCATCACGATTCGGAATTCGGGTGAAATAGTTCACCTTTCCGTTCCCAACTTCTTTTAGCTGGGTAGAGTCGCCTGCTCCAATCCCTAAATTCAGCTTCACTTTTTTGAGCTGCTTCTTCAAGCGTAGCCGCACTCACCCCTAGCCTTCGAGCCAACTGGGTAATGTTTTGGGGAGGCAGTACGGGTGGCGATCCTCCCTGATAGGGCGCTATGAGAGCGCTCTTGAATTGCTGTCTTGACACTTCATCCGATTCTAAAACTGCCAAGCGCCTCTCAAGACGAGCTATTTGGGCTTTTAATGGGGCAGTCGCCTCGTCTAATTCAAGGAACGCGACTCCTTCGCTCCTGGTGGAGCCATCGAAGAACTGCTTGACTATTGCAACAATCGCCGCACTTACGGGAGCGCGATTGGGATTGCATGTACTCGCGTAACTTTTCATGATAAAGGGGTGGCTCTTAGCCTACAACTCTAATATTGTTGGTCGCCATTAGGTATGCTATCCTTGTGCTTGATTCGTGCTACTTCTCCGCCTACTCCTTTTCGCGCTTGTATGCCAAATAAGGTCTTAAGTATGCTGCAAAGCACATACTCGGAGCTAAAAGGAGGGCTGCGACAAGCAACGGAACAATAACGGCACTCAGGCGCGTCAAATAACGGAAGTCACGCCAGCGATGCGTGACTCTCAATTCTTGAGTTAAACTACGCAGCTACAAGCTTCGGGCGATTGGGCGGAAAAAAATAACGGAAGTCGTTTGAGGAAAAT contains:
- a CDS encoding BRO family protein, which translates into the protein MEVTPAPVTLAFEGHSIRYFAYDDAMEWVVVDVVAAVKLSGRAKTSALERLEPDDIVTRTANILGRKQKLVTVTEAGLYQLLCHGDKTIAKRFKHWLCREVLLRVNSGEMDSQLAAATQQIYQLKQKLELADATAQSTQTALFDARERAKWSERMNELRLRELEQQRQTIASLKSQLASTQTELEQCQKIIVQTASLLGTKATEIYHDSSDTDEQGQI
- a CDS encoding DUF4258 domain-containing protein, with the translated sequence MSTDFPYILTNHARKRIMQRGISLDWIVRVLENPDHESPDAEDPELFKAWGYIPELGDRVLCVVYNETSAPWRIVTAYFDRAPWNR
- a CDS encoding DUF2283 domain-containing protein; this encodes MMKIDFDPEVDAAYLQLDDTKILNSEEVVPGVVFDFNELGGVVGVEILGVRKKNPSHLLNLKIPFLCPDDRKAFESFLMEHAQV
- a CDS encoding ParA family protein — its product is MLKVAVFNLKGGTGKSTTALNLGSALASPKRRVLLIDLDGQRTLSFGLGMDGQGPTALDWLTSEGLFTPLATKTKNLSLIPGDIGLFRLNAETDLFTPALSRLTGFFDVALMDCPPSLSVASVQAILSSDRVLVPTLCEPAALRGFSEAITLIRDERPDLPIEALRVRYKPRLVLTREADDLLIESAVEMNYRLLHTIIPENISVAESIAVQKSVLDYASKSSGAASYQSLAKECSKMWRVA
- a CDS encoding UPF0175 family protein; protein product: MPKVTLDLPEEVFSALRRSPEEFVRELRLAAAIYWYQKSEISQEKAATIAGLNRRDFLMALFREQVDVFAVDFDDLQRELERG
- a CDS encoding CopG family transcriptional regulator, with translation MPGKKGIPGQKGIQGQPEMYDEHKKRVNISLTPTAVERLDALAESMDVSRSELVEQVARGTIPLLTKEQAHRLGKSSALTKPRS
- a CDS encoding site-specific integrase; translation: MKIDRHGRAKILTPIEIQLLFNSGLQNSRDRALFGICLYTACRIAEACTLRRKDVFDEKRKVRPELIVRKANTKGKLATRTIWVGEELRSLLVDYNPPSYQWFLFPGRHGKGHINPDSAARILRSACLRVGIEGVSTHSFRRTALTTMSDTSIPLRVIQEVSGHRTLDELQKYLEVRPEQVRGAIASLSMLSHVGKPVYHDLDADKQQRLVDSTLSFDDRLI